A stretch of Pseudomonas sp. 7SR1 DNA encodes these proteins:
- a CDS encoding HlyD family type I secretion periplasmic adaptor subunit, translating to MSAQTPDSAARSYFGSFSKSAESEFMSETAGAALQDSPRRLRITVWLAAGLIVAALVWARLAVLQEVTTGEGKAIPSSKVQVIQNLEGGIVSEIFVREGQMVNKGDTLLRLDDTRYLSNKGESEADRYALMAQVERLSAEAEGRPLQMSAEVTGKAPQVAEDERSLHEQRQRRLASEQRTLTEQLRQKTQELAEFRSKQSQFSSALSLLQEEMNMSAPLVRTGAVSPVEILRLKRSAVEIRGSLNATTLAIPRAESAINEIKSKIDESEQTFRSEAAKELNEKRTELSKITASSIAIDDRVTRTTVVSPVHGVIKQLKVNTIGGVVQPGSDMVEIVPLEDNLLIEAKVRPQDVAFLHPGQKAMVKFSAYDYTIYGGLSARLELIGADTITDDKGNSFYLIQVRTDKNHLGGDAKPLLIIPGMVATVDIITGEKSVLDYLLKPVLKARTEAMRER from the coding sequence ATGTCTGCTCAAACACCGGATTCAGCCGCCCGAAGCTACTTCGGCAGTTTCAGCAAAAGCGCCGAAAGCGAGTTCATGTCGGAAACCGCAGGCGCCGCGCTGCAGGACTCGCCCCGCCGTTTGCGCATTACCGTGTGGCTGGCCGCCGGGCTGATCGTCGCCGCGCTGGTGTGGGCCAGGCTTGCGGTCCTGCAGGAAGTCACGACCGGTGAAGGCAAGGCGATTCCATCGAGCAAGGTGCAAGTGATCCAGAACCTGGAGGGCGGTATCGTCAGCGAGATCTTCGTGCGCGAAGGCCAGATGGTGAACAAGGGCGATACCCTGCTGCGCCTGGACGACACGCGTTATCTGTCGAACAAGGGCGAAAGCGAGGCCGACCGGTATGCCTTGATGGCCCAGGTCGAGCGCCTGTCGGCGGAGGCCGAGGGCCGGCCGCTGCAGATGTCCGCCGAGGTGACTGGCAAGGCCCCGCAAGTGGCCGAGGATGAGCGCTCCCTGCACGAACAACGCCAGCGGCGCCTGGCCAGTGAACAACGGACCCTGACCGAACAACTGCGCCAGAAGACCCAGGAGCTGGCGGAGTTCCGCTCCAAGCAGAGCCAGTTCAGCTCAGCCCTGAGCCTGCTGCAGGAGGAAATGAACATGTCCGCGCCGCTGGTGCGCACCGGGGCGGTTTCACCGGTGGAAATCCTGCGGCTCAAGCGCAGCGCGGTGGAGATCCGCGGCTCGCTCAACGCCACCACCCTGGCGATTCCCCGGGCGGAATCGGCGATCAACGAGATCAAGAGCAAGATCGACGAATCGGAACAGACCTTCCGTTCCGAGGCGGCCAAGGAGCTCAACGAAAAACGCACCGAGCTGTCGAAAATCACCGCGTCGAGCATCGCCATCGACGACCGCGTGACCCGAACCACCGTGGTCTCGCCGGTGCATGGGGTGATCAAGCAACTCAAGGTGAACACCATCGGCGGCGTGGTGCAGCCGGGTAGCGACATGGTGGAAATCGTGCCTCTGGAGGACAACCTGCTGATCGAAGCCAAGGTCCGCCCGCAGGACGTGGCCTTCCTGCACCCTGGGCAGAAAGCCATGGTCAAGTTCAGCGCCTACGACTACACGATCTACGGCGGGCTGAGCGCCAGGCTCGAACTGATCGGTGCCGACACCATCACCGACGACAAGGGCAACAGCTTCTACCTGATCCAGGTGCGTACCGACAAAAACCACTTGGGCGGGGATGCCAAGCCGCTGCTGATCATTCCGGGAATGGTAGCGACGGTGGATATCATTACCGGCGAGAAAAGTGTTCTGGATTACTTGCTCAAGCCGGTGCTGAAGGCCAGGACTGAGGCGATGCGGGAGCGGTAG
- a CDS encoding tRNA-uridine aminocarboxypropyltransferase produces MPRIHCPRCQRPQSHCLCPLIPSLDSRTRVLLLQHPSEVNHALNTARLAALGLTNAELMVGEVFEDLPRLLNQPGYQARLLFPGDEALPLQTCTPSDEPILLVVPDGTWRKARKLLHLNPLLAALPRVTLAEGGVSRYRLRKAPGPGALSTVEAIVQALQVLEAPNSFEPLLRPFEALIEGQIAAMGEEVFQRNHVRK; encoded by the coding sequence ATGCCCAGAATCCATTGCCCACGGTGCCAGCGGCCGCAGAGCCATTGCCTGTGCCCGTTGATCCCCAGTCTCGACAGCCGTACCCGGGTGTTGTTGTTGCAGCATCCCAGCGAAGTGAACCACGCCCTGAACACCGCGCGGCTGGCGGCGCTGGGGCTGACCAATGCCGAGCTGATGGTGGGTGAGGTGTTCGAGGATTTGCCACGGCTGCTCAATCAACCGGGTTATCAGGCGCGGCTGTTGTTTCCTGGCGACGAGGCGCTACCGTTGCAGACCTGCACCCCGTCCGATGAGCCGATCCTGCTGGTCGTCCCGGATGGCACCTGGCGCAAGGCGCGCAAGTTGCTGCACCTCAATCCGTTGCTGGCGGCGCTGCCGAGGGTGACCCTGGCCGAAGGCGGCGTGTCCCGTTATCGCCTGCGCAAGGCGCCGGGGCCGGGAGCGTTGTCGACGGTGGAGGCGATTGTCCAGGCGTTGCAGGTGCTTGAAGCACCGAACAGTTTCGAGCCGTTGCTCAGGCCGTTCGAGGCGTTGATCGAGGGGCAGATTGCGGCGATGGGGGAGGAGGTTTTCCAGCGTAACCATGTCCGAAAATAG
- a CDS encoding LysR family transcriptional regulator — MANALPDLKLLRIFVSVVRHQGFANAQHELNLSTSAISTYMSQLESALGLVLCHRGRGGFSLTSKGELFHQETLRLLGELEGFEQYAAALKGELRGTLNLGVIDSTVSDKALPFAEAIGAYSQEHPAVHLHLSVMSPYELQLGVQDNRLDLAIGAFSTRMSGLVYMPLYREQHWLYCSSRHPLFSERRIPEQLITQQRMVGRGYWSQAELARHGFKHSAATVESMEAQLILVLSGAYIGYLPEHYAQAWVDKGDLRVLLPATFGYQAPFSMIMRRGRSREPLIQTFRDLLKAQLNQA; from the coding sequence ATGGCCAACGCTTTACCCGACCTGAAACTGCTGCGCATTTTTGTCAGCGTGGTCCGGCACCAGGGGTTCGCCAACGCACAGCATGAGCTCAACTTGTCCACATCGGCCATCAGCACCTACATGAGCCAGCTCGAATCGGCCCTGGGCCTGGTGCTCTGTCACCGTGGCCGGGGTGGGTTCAGCCTGACCAGCAAGGGGGAGCTGTTCCATCAGGAAACCCTGCGCCTGCTGGGTGAGCTCGAAGGTTTCGAGCAATATGCCGCCGCGCTGAAAGGCGAGTTGCGCGGCACGCTGAACCTGGGGGTGATCGACTCAACCGTCAGTGACAAGGCCCTGCCGTTCGCCGAAGCCATCGGTGCCTACAGCCAGGAACACCCGGCGGTGCACCTGCATCTGTCGGTCATGAGTCCCTACGAGCTGCAACTCGGGGTCCAGGACAATCGCCTGGACCTGGCCATCGGTGCGTTTTCCACGCGCATGAGCGGGCTGGTCTACATGCCGCTGTACCGCGAACAACACTGGTTGTACTGCAGCAGCCGTCACCCGCTGTTCAGCGAGCGGCGCATTCCCGAACAACTCATCACCCAGCAGCGCATGGTGGGGCGTGGTTACTGGAGCCAGGCCGAACTGGCCCGCCACGGCTTCAAGCACAGTGCGGCGACGGTGGAAAGCATGGAGGCGCAACTGATCCTGGTGCTGTCCGGCGCCTACATCGGTTACCTGCCCGAACACTATGCCCAGGCCTGGGTCGACAAGGGTGACCTGCGGGTGCTGTTGCCGGCCACGTTCGGCTACCAGGCACCGTTTTCGATGATCATGCGCCGTGGCCGCAGTCGCGAGCCGCTGATCCAGACATTCCGCGACCTGCTCAAGGCGCAGTTGAACCAGGCCTGA
- the speB gene encoding agmatinase: MDKILHQPLGGNEMPRFGGIATMMRLPHVPTAAGLDAAFVGVPLDIGTSLRAGTRFGPREIRAESVMIRPYNMATGAAPFDSLSVADIGDVAINTFNLLDAVRIIEQSYHKILEHNVIPLTLGGDHTITLPILRAIHKKHGKVGLVHIDAHADVNDHMFGEKIAHGTTFRRAVEEGLLDCDRVVQIGLRAQGYTADDFNWSRRQGFRVVQAEECWHHSLAPLMAEVREKVGGGPVYLSFDIDGIDPAWAPGTGTPEIGGLTTIQAIEIVRGCQGLDLVGCDLVEVSPPYDTTGNTSLLGANLLYEMLCVLPGVAHR, encoded by the coding sequence GTGGACAAGATTCTTCACCAACCACTGGGCGGCAACGAAATGCCGCGCTTCGGCGGCATCGCTACCATGATGCGACTGCCCCACGTGCCCACCGCCGCCGGCCTGGACGCTGCTTTCGTCGGTGTACCGCTGGACATCGGCACCTCCCTGCGCGCCGGTACCCGTTTCGGGCCCCGGGAGATCCGCGCCGAATCCGTGATGATCCGCCCCTACAACATGGCCACCGGCGCCGCGCCGTTCGATTCGCTGTCGGTGGCCGATATCGGCGACGTGGCGATCAACACGTTCAATCTGCTGGATGCCGTGCGAATCATCGAGCAGTCCTATCACAAGATCCTCGAACACAACGTCATTCCCCTGACCCTGGGCGGCGACCACACCATCACCCTGCCGATCCTGCGGGCCATCCACAAGAAACACGGCAAGGTCGGCCTGGTCCATATCGATGCCCATGCCGATGTGAACGACCACATGTTCGGCGAGAAAATCGCCCACGGCACCACCTTCCGCCGCGCAGTGGAAGAAGGCCTGCTGGATTGCGACCGCGTGGTACAGATCGGCCTGCGGGCCCAGGGCTATACCGCCGACGATTTCAACTGGAGCCGTCGCCAGGGTTTCCGGGTGGTCCAGGCCGAAGAGTGCTGGCACCATTCCCTGGCACCGCTGATGGCCGAGGTCCGCGAAAAAGTCGGCGGCGGCCCGGTGTACCTGAGCTTCGACATCGATGGCATCGACCCGGCCTGGGCGCCGGGTACCGGTACTCCGGAAATCGGTGGCCTGACCACCATCCAGGCGATCGAGATCGTGCGCGGTTGCCAGGGCCTCGACCTGGTGGGTTGTGACCTGGTGGAGGTCTCGCCGCCCTACGACACCACCGGCAACACCTCGCTGTTGGGCGCCAACCTGCTGTACGAGATGCTCTGCGTACTGCCTGGCGTGGCTCATCGCTGA
- a CDS encoding YybH family protein, with translation MNEREQVLEAAAQLVAAFVRNDRDAYFGAFTADASFVFHTLEQPLLSRDAYQALWDRWRSEDGFEVLSCTSSNAFVSLQGDVAVFIHDVATELRMQGERHFSQERETILFRRQDGHLQEQQGLWLACHEHLSAMPEGLPPP, from the coding sequence ATGAACGAACGGGAGCAAGTGCTCGAGGCCGCCGCGCAGCTGGTGGCGGCCTTCGTCCGCAATGACCGCGACGCTTACTTCGGCGCCTTCACAGCCGATGCGAGCTTCGTGTTCCACACCCTCGAACAGCCCCTGCTGTCGCGCGATGCCTACCAGGCATTGTGGGATCGCTGGCGGTCCGAGGATGGCTTCGAGGTGCTCTCATGCACCTCGAGCAACGCCTTCGTCAGCCTGCAAGGAGACGTGGCGGTGTTTATCCATGACGTGGCCACCGAGCTGCGCATGCAAGGGGAGCGACACTTTAGCCAGGAACGCGAAACCATCCTGTTCCGCCGACAGGACGGACACCTACAAGAACAACAGGGCCTATGGCTGGCCTGTCACGAACATTTATCCGCCATGCCGGAAGGGCTGCCACCCCCTTAG
- a CDS encoding purine-cytosine permease family protein — MMNNNNDKSLTQIETYGVEQIPDHERTAGPGDLFRLIFGGANTFATAVLGSFPVLFGLSFQAGVWAIVLGVLLGAIILAPMGLFGPLNGTNNAVSSGAHFGVHGRIVGSFLSLLTAIAFFSLSVWSSGDALIGGAKRLVGVPETDLSLGLAYGLFALLVLTVCIYGFRFMLWVNRIAVWAASLLFLLGIVAFAPTFDSQYAGTVALGQAGFWAAFIGAALVAMSNPISFGAFLGDWSRYIPRNTPKRRIMLAVIAAQLATLIPFLFGLATATIVAVKAPDYIASNNYVGGLLAVSPGWFFLPVCLIAVIGGMSTGTTSLYGTGLDMSSVFPRVLSRVKATLLIGVLSIAFIFIGRFAANLVQSVSTFAVLIITCTTPWMVIMIIGLVVRRGFYCPDDLQVFTRGETGGRYWFTHGWNWRGLGAWIPSALVGLCFVNLPGQFVGPLGELAGGIDISLPVTLGLASVVYLALLGLFPEPAAVYGPDDPRGKGLEPDTAESGPEPVARGFVSAGARSGPTP; from the coding sequence ATCATGAATAACAATAACGATAAAAGCCTTACGCAAATCGAAACCTACGGGGTCGAGCAGATCCCGGACCATGAACGCACCGCCGGTCCGGGGGATCTGTTTCGACTGATCTTCGGCGGCGCCAATACCTTCGCCACCGCTGTGCTCGGCAGCTTCCCGGTGTTGTTCGGACTTTCGTTCCAGGCCGGGGTCTGGGCCATCGTGCTGGGGGTGTTGCTGGGCGCGATCATCCTCGCACCGATGGGCCTGTTCGGCCCGCTCAACGGCACCAACAACGCCGTTTCCTCCGGCGCACATTTTGGCGTGCACGGGCGGATCGTCGGTTCGTTCCTGTCGTTGCTGACGGCCATTGCGTTTTTCTCGCTGTCGGTATGGAGCTCGGGGGATGCGTTGATCGGCGGCGCCAAGCGCCTGGTGGGCGTACCGGAAACCGACCTGAGCCTGGGCCTGGCCTACGGCCTCTTCGCCCTGCTGGTGTTGACAGTGTGCATCTACGGCTTCCGCTTCATGCTGTGGGTCAACCGCATCGCGGTATGGGCGGCCAGCCTGCTGTTCCTGCTGGGCATCGTCGCCTTCGCCCCAACCTTCGACAGCCAGTACGCCGGCACGGTTGCCCTTGGCCAAGCGGGCTTCTGGGCGGCGTTCATCGGCGCGGCGCTGGTGGCCATGAGCAACCCGATCTCCTTCGGCGCGTTCCTGGGCGACTGGTCGCGCTACATTCCCCGCAATACGCCCAAGCGCCGCATCATGCTGGCAGTGATCGCCGCGCAGCTTGCCACGCTGATCCCGTTCCTGTTCGGCCTCGCCACCGCCACCATCGTGGCGGTCAAGGCGCCGGACTACATCGCGTCCAACAACTACGTGGGCGGCCTGCTGGCGGTGTCGCCGGGCTGGTTCTTCCTGCCGGTGTGCCTGATCGCGGTGATCGGCGGCATGTCCACCGGCACGACATCCCTGTATGGCACCGGGCTGGACATGTCCAGCGTGTTTCCGCGGGTGCTGTCGCGGGTCAAGGCGACGCTGCTGATCGGTGTGCTGTCGATTGCCTTCATCTTCATCGGACGCTTCGCTGCGAACCTGGTGCAGAGCGTGTCCACCTTCGCCGTGCTGATCATCACCTGCACCACCCCATGGATGGTGATCATGATCATCGGCCTGGTGGTGCGCCGCGGCTTCTACTGCCCGGATGACCTGCAAGTGTTCACCCGGGGCGAAACCGGCGGACGCTACTGGTTCACCCATGGCTGGAACTGGCGCGGCCTGGGCGCATGGATTCCCAGCGCACTGGTGGGGTTGTGCTTCGTCAACCTGCCCGGACAGTTCGTCGGGCCACTGGGCGAGCTGGCCGGTGGTATCGACATCAGCCTGCCGGTGACCCTCGGCCTGGCCTCGGTGGTGTACCTGGCGTTGCTGGGACTGTTTCCGGAACCGGCGGCGGTGTATGGGCCGGATGATCCGCGTGGCAAGGGTTTGGAGCCCGACACCGCGGAGTCGGGCCCCGAACCTGTGGCGAGGGGATTCGTATCGGCTGGAGCGCGAAGCGGTCCCACCCCCTGA
- a CDS encoding sodium:solute symporter translates to MALDLIVVLIYAAGMIALGWYGMRRARTRDDYLVAGRNLGPGFYLGTMAATVLGGASTIGTVRLGYVHGISGFWLCGAIGLGIVGLSLFLAKPLLKLKIYTVTQVLERRYNPAARHASAVIMLVYALMIGATSTIAIGTVMQVLFGLPFWASILVGGGVVVLYSTIGGMWSLTLTDIVQFLIMTVGLVFLLMPMSIVDAGGWDAMVAKLPASYFDFTAIGWDTIVTYFLIYFFGIFIGQDIWQRVFTARSEGVAKVAGTAAGLYCVLYGLAGALIGMAAKVLLPDLENVNNAFASVVQTSLPNGIRGLVVAAALAALMSTAAAGLLAASTTVVQDLLPRLRQGREGGSADVHENRIATLLMGVVVLGIALVVSDVISALTLAYNLLVGGMLIPLIGAIYWKRATTAGAITSMSLGFVTALFFMFKDGLDANTPIYYSLGVALVSFVLVSLLSPRPKVVAKAV, encoded by the coding sequence ATGGCTTTGGATTTAATCGTCGTCCTCATTTACGCCGCCGGCATGATCGCCCTGGGCTGGTACGGCATGCGCCGCGCCAGGACCCGTGACGACTATCTGGTCGCCGGTCGCAACCTCGGCCCGGGCTTTTACCTGGGCACCATGGCCGCCACGGTATTGGGCGGCGCGTCCACCATCGGTACCGTGCGCCTGGGTTATGTCCATGGGATTTCCGGCTTCTGGCTGTGCGGCGCCATCGGCCTGGGCATCGTCGGCCTGAGCCTGTTCCTGGCCAAGCCGTTGCTCAAGCTGAAGATCTACACCGTCACCCAGGTGCTGGAGCGTCGCTACAATCCGGCGGCGCGGCACGCCAGCGCGGTGATCATGCTGGTGTACGCACTGATGATCGGCGCCACGTCCACCATCGCCATCGGTACCGTGATGCAGGTGCTGTTCGGCCTGCCCTTCTGGGCTTCGATCCTGGTGGGCGGCGGCGTGGTGGTGCTGTATTCCACCATCGGCGGCATGTGGTCCCTGACCCTCACCGACATCGTGCAATTTCTGATCATGACCGTTGGCCTGGTGTTCCTGTTGATGCCGATGTCCATCGTCGATGCGGGTGGCTGGGACGCCATGGTAGCCAAGCTACCGGCCAGCTACTTCGATTTCACCGCCATTGGCTGGGACACCATCGTCACCTACTTCCTGATCTATTTCTTCGGCATCTTCATCGGCCAGGATATCTGGCAGCGGGTGTTCACCGCCCGCAGCGAAGGCGTGGCGAAGGTGGCCGGTACCGCCGCCGGCCTGTACTGCGTGCTGTACGGCCTGGCCGGCGCCCTGATCGGCATGGCCGCCAAGGTGCTGCTGCCGGACCTGGAGAACGTCAACAACGCCTTTGCCAGCGTCGTCCAGACCAGCCTGCCCAACGGTATCCGCGGGCTGGTGGTGGCCGCCGCGCTGGCGGCACTGATGTCCACCGCGGCGGCGGGGTTGCTCGCAGCCTCCACCACCGTGGTCCAGGACCTGCTGCCACGCCTGCGCCAGGGACGTGAAGGCGGCAGCGCCGATGTCCACGAAAACCGCATCGCGACGCTGTTGATGGGCGTGGTCGTGCTGGGCATCGCCCTGGTGGTCAGCGACGTGATCAGCGCCCTGACCCTGGCCTATAACCTGTTGGTAGGCGGCATGCTGATCCCGTTGATCGGCGCGATCTACTGGAAACGCGCCACCACCGCCGGCGCGATCACCAGCATGTCCCTGGGCTTCGTGACAGCGCTGTTCTTCATGTTCAAGGACGGCCTGGATGCCAATACGCCGATCTATTACAGCCTGGGCGTGGCGCTGGTGAGCTTTGTGCTGGTGAGCCTGTTGTCGCCACGGCCGAAGGTAGTGGCCAAGGCGGTTTGA
- a CDS encoding PA1414 family protein → MKEKIQNWLHDLGVALGLIEPPLQPVPIRTDDEQRRRQPRRR, encoded by the coding sequence ATGAAAGAGAAAATCCAGAATTGGCTTCATGACCTGGGTGTCGCACTCGGTTTGATCGAGCCACCCCTGCAACCGGTTCCGATCCGCACCGATGATGAGCAACGCCGCCGCCAGCCGCGTCGTCGGTAA
- the ptrR gene encoding putrescine utilization regulator PtrR, giving the protein MEFSQLRIFQAVAEEGSITRAAERMHRVPSNLSTRLRQLEEQLGVDLFRRERQRLQLSPAGKVLLDYANKLFALHDEAHAAVQGGQPAGDFVLGTMYSTAAIYLPDLLATYHRTYPAVNLQVQSGPSGELLEGLLTGRLDAALVDGPLDLAGLDGVPLCDERLVLISEADHPPVRSALDVQGRSVFTFRRGCSYRMRLEAWFAHDHATMGRAMEIESYQGMLACVIAGSGVALMSESMLASLPGREQVAVHPLAEPFASATTWLMWRKGMVGANLNAWIELQQRAWPPVARREAQSA; this is encoded by the coding sequence ATGGAGTTCAGCCAATTGCGGATCTTCCAGGCCGTGGCCGAGGAGGGCTCCATCACCCGGGCCGCCGAGCGCATGCATCGGGTGCCGTCGAATCTATCGACTCGGCTGAGGCAGTTGGAAGAGCAATTGGGGGTGGATCTGTTCCGGCGCGAACGGCAGCGTTTGCAGCTGTCACCCGCGGGAAAAGTCCTGCTGGACTATGCGAACAAGCTGTTTGCCTTGCATGACGAAGCCCATGCTGCCGTGCAAGGGGGGCAGCCGGCCGGGGATTTTGTCCTGGGTACGATGTACAGCACTGCGGCGATTTACCTGCCGGACCTGTTGGCCACCTACCACCGGACGTATCCGGCAGTGAACCTGCAGGTGCAATCGGGGCCCAGCGGTGAGTTGCTCGAAGGCCTGCTGACCGGCCGCCTCGATGCTGCGCTGGTGGATGGCCCGCTGGACCTGGCGGGGCTGGACGGTGTGCCGTTGTGCGATGAACGGCTGGTGCTGATCAGCGAGGCCGATCACCCGCCGGTGCGCAGTGCGCTGGATGTACAAGGCCGTTCGGTCTTCACGTTCCGACGGGGTTGCTCGTATCGGATGCGTCTGGAGGCCTGGTTTGCCCACGACCATGCGACCATGGGCAGGGCGATGGAGATCGAGTCTTACCAGGGGATGCTGGCATGCGTGATTGCCGGCTCCGGCGTGGCGCTGATGTCCGAGTCGATGCTGGCCAGCCTGCCGGGGCGCGAACAGGTGGCAGTGCACCCGCTGGCCGAGCCGTTTGCCAGCGCAACGACCTGGTTGATGTGGCGAAAAGGGATGGTCGGGGCGAACCTCAACGCCTGGATCGAACTGCAACAGCGAGCCTGGCCGCCAGTGGCCAGGAGGGAGGCTCAATCGGCTTGA
- a CDS encoding MFS transporter, with the protein MSPFIRLLASFIALMMAMGIGRFALTPQLPHLIGEGQVDLTAAGLIAAANYLGYFVGALDAMFARRPKQVRRRLLGGLWLCVLLTLASCWAWGFWPHLALRFGTGVASAWALVMITALSQPLAAAAGRPRLGALVFAGPGLGIFLTGLLALGSNLLGQTSATLWLVYAGVALVMLLVILPILPQPSPTATVVAPASPSSPPGIARLGVVYALYGVGYIIPATFLSQMASARFQGQWQADLFWPCFGLAAAIGVLLVSLRRPAPNTTGRWLIGTLWLQAAGVFACLLGSGPGLALGVILCGTPFLACMQLVMLRSRELAPHATQRNAGLLTACFAMGQLSGPLLAALSSHFSGGLQPALIIAGSGLVLAGALLLRPASQAARVHCTQSALR; encoded by the coding sequence ATGTCGCCCTTTATCCGCCTGCTCGCCAGCTTCATTGCCCTGATGATGGCCATGGGCATCGGCCGCTTCGCCCTTACGCCCCAGTTACCTCATTTGATCGGCGAAGGACAGGTCGACTTGACTGCCGCCGGTCTGATTGCCGCCGCCAACTACCTGGGTTATTTCGTCGGCGCCCTGGACGCGATGTTCGCTCGGCGTCCGAAGCAGGTACGGCGGCGTTTACTCGGTGGGCTGTGGCTGTGCGTGCTGCTGACCCTGGCATCCTGCTGGGCCTGGGGATTCTGGCCGCACCTGGCGCTGCGTTTTGGCACCGGTGTCGCCAGTGCCTGGGCGCTGGTGATGATCACCGCGCTGAGCCAACCCCTGGCAGCCGCGGCGGGACGGCCACGGCTTGGCGCGCTGGTGTTCGCCGGGCCGGGCCTGGGAATCTTCCTTACCGGCTTGCTGGCCCTGGGCTCCAACCTGTTGGGCCAGACATCCGCGACTTTGTGGCTGGTGTACGCCGGTGTGGCGCTGGTCATGCTGTTGGTGATCCTGCCGATCCTGCCGCAACCCAGCCCAACCGCGACCGTCGTGGCCCCGGCCAGCCCGTCGTCGCCCCCGGGCATCGCCCGGCTCGGCGTGGTGTACGCGTTGTACGGCGTGGGTTACATCATTCCCGCGACGTTCCTGTCGCAAATGGCCTCGGCACGGTTCCAAGGGCAATGGCAAGCCGATCTGTTCTGGCCCTGCTTCGGCCTCGCCGCCGCTATCGGTGTGTTGTTGGTGAGCCTGCGCCGGCCCGCGCCAAACACCACCGGCCGCTGGTTGATCGGTACCTTGTGGCTGCAGGCTGCCGGTGTGTTTGCCTGCCTGTTGGGCAGCGGACCGGGGCTGGCGTTGGGAGTGATCCTGTGCGGCACGCCGTTCCTGGCCTGCATGCAACTGGTGATGTTGCGCTCCCGGGAACTGGCGCCCCATGCCACCCAACGCAACGCCGGTCTGTTGACCGCCTGTTTTGCCATGGGCCAACTCAGCGGGCCGTTGCTGGCGGCGTTGAGCAGTCATTTCAGCGGTGGCCTGCAGCCGGCGCTGATCATCGCCGGCAGCGGCCTGGTGCTGGCCGGAGCACTGTTGCTACGGCCCGCCAGCCAGGCCGCCCGAGTGCACTGCACCCAGAGCGCCCTGCGTTGA